Part of the Nocardioides perillae genome is shown below.
CGGCCACCTGGTCGCCGACGCGGCGCCACAGCGAGCGGCCCTCGACCAGCGTCGGGTCGCCCTCGCGGGGCACCCGCGGCCAGAAGACCCAGCGGCCGAAGCAGACCAGGGCCGCGGGCAGCACCACGAGCGCGAAGACGGCGGCGACCACGATGCCCACCGCACAGGCGAAGCCGAGGCCGCGGGTGGTGGGCACGAGCGAGAGCAGCAGCGTCAGCACGCCGAGCACGACGGTGGTGGCGCTGGCGACCACGGCCTCGGCGGTGCGGCGCACGGCCGTCGCCATCGCGGCTCGCCGGTCGGCGACCCGCTTGAGCTCGTCGCGGTAGCGCGAGATGAGCAGCAGCGCGTAGTCGGTGCCGGCTCCGAAGACGAGCACCGAGAGGATGCCGACGGTCGACTCGTCCCAGGCGATGCCGAGCTGCGCCATCAGCTGGGTGGCGGCGACCGCGGCGAAGCGGTCCGCGACCGCCACGACCGTGAGCGGGACCAGCCAGAGCACGGGGCTGCGGTAGGTGACGACGAGCAGCACGGCGACGACCGCGGCGGTCGCGCCGAGCAGCCGGAAGTCGGCGCCGTCGAAGACCGCGGCCAGGTCGGCCTGCACGGCCGCGGGTCCGGTCACCTGCGCCTCGACGCCGTCGGGAACGCCCTCGTCGAGGTTCTCGCGCAGCTCGGTCACCCGCTCGGCGACGTCGGTGGCCGACCCCCCGGGCACCGGCACGACCGCGAGTGCCGCCGTGCCGTCCTCCGACGGCCGCACCGCCCGCGGGCCGCCGACCGCCCCGACCTCCTGGGCCAGTGCGCCGAGCTCGCCGAGGGCGCCACCCGGCAGCTGGCCCTCGGTGGCCGTCCACAGCACCAGGGCGACCGAGGCGTCGTCCGCCGGCAGCTCGGCGGCGAGCTCGGTGCCCAGCGTCGACTCGTAGCCGGCCGGCAGGGTGTCGAGCGGCGACGGCGCGCGCTCGCCCTCCCCGAGGGCCGCGGCCAGCCCGCCGGCGAGCAGGAGGGGGAGCAGGGCGACGAGCCACGCCGTACGCCGGCCGGTGACGGTGCGCAGCAACGCGGCGAGCGGCCCCCGGTCAGCGGCGTGGGCGGGTCGGTGCGTCATGGCGGCTCCTGGCGGCGACTGCGGGTAGGATGGTGAAGCAGGTTGATCACTAAGCAGGTGAGTGAAAATTAGCAGCCCCGGCAAGCCGGACGAGCCCGGCCCCCACGCGCGCTGGGCCGCGCGTTGGCAGCAGACCGGCTCGCTCACCGCGCTGCGCGCCGCGGTCGACGCCGGGGCACGCGTGCGCCGCGCGGTCTCGCGCCGCGCCGGGCTGAGCGACTCCGAGATGGTCGCCCTCGAGCACCTCGTGCGCGAGCCGCTCGGTCCCGCCGAGCTCGCGCGCCGTCTCGAGGTCACCACTGCGGCCTCGACGCAGATCGTCGACCGGCTGGCCGCCCGGGCCCACGTCGAGCGCCGCCCCGACCCCGACGACCGACGGCGCACGCAGGTCCACGTCACGACCTCCGGGCGCGAGGAGGTGCTGGCCCACCTGATGCCGATGTTCGTCGCACTGGCCCGCCTCGACGCCTCCTTCACCGAGCAGGAGCGCGCGGTCGTCGAGCGCTACCTGCGCGGGGCGGAGGCGGCCTTCGACGCGGGCGCGGCCGGGGAGCTGCCCGCCGACCCCACCTGACGCCGCACCCGCTTGACAGAAACTGCCCTCTTGTCAAACGCCTTGACAATCCCTATCGTCTTGTCAACCCGCATCGCCGCGGGTCGACGACGGCAGGAGGCGCGATGAGCACCGAGAGCACGCACACCACCGGACCCACCGGACCTACCGGACCCGCCGGATCCCCCCGGCCGGCGCCCGACGCAGCCGCCCCCGAGGGCGGCACGCGCGTCGGCGGCACCGTGCCCGCGGGCTCGACGGAGCAGTGGGTCGACAAGAAGCGCTACCTGTGGCTGATCGGCCTCGTCGTGCCCTCGTTGGCCTTCGTCGCGGCCGGCATGCACGCGCTCACCGGCTGGGGCGTGTGGTGGTGGATCGGCCCGATCGTCATCCTCGTGCTGGTGCCCGCGATCGACCTGGTCGCCGGCCTCGACCGCTCCAACCCGCCCGACGACGTCATCGAGGCGCTCGAGCAGGACCGCTACTACCGCTGGGTGACCTACCTCTTCCTGCCGATCCAGTACGCCGGGTTCCTCGCCGGCATGTGGCTGGTCGGCGGCGGCGGGCCGTGGGACCTGTCCACCTGGGACAAGGTCGGCCTGGCGCTCTCGCTCGGCTGCATCGGCGGCATCGGCATCAACACCGCCCACGAGCTCGGCCACAAGAAGGAGAGCCACGAGCGCTGGCTGTCGAAGGTCGCGCTCGCCCAGAGCTTCTACGGCCACTTCTACATCGAGCACAACCGCGGTCACCACGTCCGCGTCGCCACCCCCGAGGACCCCGCGTCGAGCCGCCTGGGCGAGAGCTTCTACGCCTTCTGGCCGCGCACCGTGCTCGGCTCGCTGAAGAGTGCTTGGCGCCTGGAGGAGCGGCGCTACGCCCGCAAGCAGCAGCACCCCTTCCGCCTCGGCAACGACGTGCTCAACGCCTGGGTGATGTCGGCGGTGCTGTGGGCCGGCGTCGTGGCCGCCTTCGGCGTCGGCACGCTGCCCTACCTCGTGCTCCAGGCCGTCGTCGGCTTCTCGCTGCTCGAGGTCGTCAACTACATGGAGCACTACGGGATGCTGCGCCAGAAGGTCGGGCGCCCCGGCAAGGAGCGCTACGAGCGCGTCGACCCCTCGCACTCGTGGAACTCCAACAACATCGCCACCAACGTGCTGCTCTACCACCTGCAGCGTCACAGCGACCACCACGCCAACCCGACCCGGCGCTACCAGACGCTGCGCGACTTCGAGGAGAGCCCGGTGCTGCCCACCGGCTACGCCGGGATGATCGTGCTCGCGCTGGTCCCGCCGCTGTGGCGCCGGGTGATGGACCCCCTCGTCGTCCAGCACTTCGACGGCGACGTGACCCGCGCCAACGTGCAGCCCTCGAAGCGGGCGAAGGTGCTGGCCGCCTGGCCCGCCCCCGCGGCGCCGCACGACGACACGCCCCGCGAGGACGCCGCCCCCGGCGCGGTCGCCGACGAGGTGATGGCCGCCCGCTGCCCGAGCTGTGGCTACACCTACGAGGTCGAGGCAGGGGAGGAGCGCGAGGGCTTCGCCGCCGGCACGGCGTGGGCCGAGATCCCCGACGACTGGTGCTGCCCCGACTGCGGGGTGCGCGAGAAGGTCGACTTCGTGCCGCTGACCGGCGCGACGGGAGCGGTGGCGTGAGCGGCATGCGGATCGTGCCCGACTACGACACCTGCGAGGGCATCGGCATGTGCCAGTCGATGGCGCCGGACTTCTTCGAGCTCGACGACGACGACAACCTGCAGATCCTCGACGAGCACCCCGCCGAGGAGCACCGCACCACCGTGGCCGCGGCCGTCGCCTCCTGCCCCGTGCAGGCGCTGCGGCTCGAGGGCTGACCGGGCCCGCGGACCCGCACCCGCCGACCCGGTCGCGCGCCCCGGCGTACGCCGGGTGGTGCGGGGGCGGGGTCCGCGCACCGGTGGGTGCCGGGGTGGTTCCTAGACTCGGGCGCGTGACCGGCGCGGCGACCTCGAGCCCCCCCGCGCCCCTGCGCGCCCGCATCGTGGCGGCCGCGCTCGCGCTGACGACGGAGCGTGGGTGGTCGGCGGTGACGATGGCCAAGCTCGCCGACGCGGTGGGGGTGAGCCGGCAGACGGTCTACAACGAGGTCGGCGGCAAGCCGGCGCTGGCCGAGGCGATGATCCTCGGCGAGCTCGACCGCTTCCTCGGTGTCGTGACGGGCGCCTTCGACCGCCACCCCGACGCGCTGGTCGACGCGATCCGCGACGCCGCGCACGACGTGCTCGTGCTGGCCGAGGACAACCCGCTGCTGCACGCCGTCGTCTCCGCCACCCACGGCGCCGACACCGAGCTGCTGCCGCTGCTGACCACCCACGCCGAGTCGCTGCTGGTGGCGGCGAAGGGGGTGATCCTCGAGCGCCTCGGTCCCTACGGCCTCGACCTGCCGGCCGCGCGTCTCGACGCCGCCGTCGACACCATCGTGCGGGTCGTCCTGAGCCACGTCATGCAGCCCACCGGCACGCCCGCCGAGACCGCCGACGCGGTCGCCTGGATCGTCGGGCGGGTGCTCGAGCGCTGAGGCGGGACTGCCGGGGCCGCCGGTCGCCGGGGAGCCTCGAGTCGCCTTCAGGCGGCAGCGCGGGCGCGGGCGAGCTCGACGGCGTCGCGGAAGGCGTCGGTGACGTAGGGCGGGACGTCCATGCCGGAGCGGTGGGCCCACAGCAGCTCGCGCTCGACGCGGGCGATCTGCTCGGCGAAGTCCGCGAGCTGGCGGTCGATGCCCAGGGTGGTCATCAGGTCACCGAAGTCGGCCCTCTGCTCGTCGTCGTTGGCGCCGACGGGGCCGTAGGACAGCCGGCGCAGGTGCCGCACGAGGAAGGCCTGCCACGGGCGCAGCTGCTCGGCGAGGCCGCGCGCGCTGAGCGTGTAGAAGGCGTAGTGCCCGGGCTCCTGACGGCGGATCGGGGCGATCACCGTCGCGGCGACGCCGTCCTCGCCGGCCTCGACCAACCCGTCGTGGAGCAGGTTGTAGGCCAGCACCGCCGACCGCTCGGTCGACATGCCGGTGAGGTAGTAGAGCATCCGCACGACGTCCTGCACCGGCCCGAGGTGCGCGAGCGCACCGAGGACGCGGATCTTCAGCGAGACGGTGT
Proteins encoded:
- a CDS encoding MMPL family transporter, translated to MTHRPAHAADRGPLAALLRTVTGRRTAWLVALLPLLLAGGLAAALGEGERAPSPLDTLPAGYESTLGTELAAELPADDASVALVLWTATEGQLPGGALGELGALAQEVGAVGGPRAVRPSEDGTAALAVVPVPGGSATDVAERVTELRENLDEGVPDGVEAQVTGPAAVQADLAAVFDGADFRLLGATAAVVAVLLVVTYRSPVLWLVPLTVVAVADRFAAVAATQLMAQLGIAWDESTVGILSVLVFGAGTDYALLLISRYRDELKRVADRRAAMATAVRRTAEAVVASATTVVLGVLTLLLSLVPTTRGLGFACAVGIVVAAVFALVVLPAALVCFGRWVFWPRVPREGDPTLVEGRSLWRRVGDQVAARPPAFVVGSVVVLAALAAGLAQVSTGLDQSDQFLERPEAIAAADRLAESFPAGTSSPTQVVTRAAAGDVLATVRSTGAVLSADVTDQGDGVSQVDVVLDAAPSSPEAEEAIASLRAELAGYEDTYVTGTEAQAIDARDGAARDRLVIFPLILALVLVGLGVLLRSVVAPVLLVATVVATYAAALGVSWWVFTGVLGFEALDVSTPLLAFLFLVALGVDYNIFLVTRAREEAEAGHGTRAGVLRALTATGGVITSAGVLLAAVFAVLGVLPLVVLAQIGTVICIGVLLDTLLVRTVLVPALVVVLGDRFWWPRRTPPATATTATTPAPAPM
- a CDS encoding MarR family winged helix-turn-helix transcriptional regulator, with protein sequence MKISSPGKPDEPGPHARWAARWQQTGSLTALRAAVDAGARVRRAVSRRAGLSDSEMVALEHLVREPLGPAELARRLEVTTAASTQIVDRLAARAHVERRPDPDDRRRTQVHVTTSGREEVLAHLMPMFVALARLDASFTEQERAVVERYLRGAEAAFDAGAAGELPADPT
- a CDS encoding fatty acid desaturase, encoding MSTESTHTTGPTGPTGPAGSPRPAPDAAAPEGGTRVGGTVPAGSTEQWVDKKRYLWLIGLVVPSLAFVAAGMHALTGWGVWWWIGPIVILVLVPAIDLVAGLDRSNPPDDVIEALEQDRYYRWVTYLFLPIQYAGFLAGMWLVGGGGPWDLSTWDKVGLALSLGCIGGIGINTAHELGHKKESHERWLSKVALAQSFYGHFYIEHNRGHHVRVATPEDPASSRLGESFYAFWPRTVLGSLKSAWRLEERRYARKQQHPFRLGNDVLNAWVMSAVLWAGVVAAFGVGTLPYLVLQAVVGFSLLEVVNYMEHYGMLRQKVGRPGKERYERVDPSHSWNSNNIATNVLLYHLQRHSDHHANPTRRYQTLRDFEESPVLPTGYAGMIVLALVPPLWRRVMDPLVVQHFDGDVTRANVQPSKRAKVLAAWPAPAAPHDDTPREDAAPGAVADEVMAARCPSCGYTYEVEAGEEREGFAAGTAWAEIPDDWCCPDCGVREKVDFVPLTGATGAVA
- a CDS encoding ferredoxin gives rise to the protein MRIVPDYDTCEGIGMCQSMAPDFFELDDDDNLQILDEHPAEEHRTTVAAAVASCPVQALRLEG
- a CDS encoding TetR/AcrR family transcriptional regulator, whose amino-acid sequence is MTGAATSSPPAPLRARIVAAALALTTERGWSAVTMAKLADAVGVSRQTVYNEVGGKPALAEAMILGELDRFLGVVTGAFDRHPDALVDAIRDAAHDVLVLAEDNPLLHAVVSATHGADTELLPLLTTHAESLLVAAKGVILERLGPYGLDLPAARLDAAVDTIVRVVLSHVMQPTGTPAETADAVAWIVGRVLER
- a CDS encoding GTP-binding protein LepA: MSAHPRRRSTEERLHEHVRRLGEEHPPIPLESVDLTVRQPGLVADRFGHVLDYMARVELEVDRNVLELTTLLPDPPEVDRLFYRDVWQPQEVQHGLILDALQQQLGRPPAGADLDTVSLKIRVLGALAHLGPVQDVVRMLYYLTGMSTERSAVLAYNLLHDGLVEAGEDGVAATVIAPIRRQEPGHYAFYTLSARGLAEQLRPWQAFLVRHLRRLSYGPVGANDDEQRADFGDLMTTLGIDRQLADFAEQIARVERELLWAHRSGMDVPPYVTDAFRDAVELARARAAA